Proteins from a genomic interval of Luteibacter pinisoli:
- a CDS encoding FmdB family zinc ribbon protein: protein MPIYEFQCQACGHRFDRLQKMADPDPETCPSCGEPRVSRQLSAPQFRLAGGGWYETDFKKDGDKKRNLTEGSSGAPAAAPAPAASPAPAASPAPAAKSSD, encoded by the coding sequence ATGCCCATTTATGAGTTCCAGTGCCAGGCCTGTGGCCACCGTTTCGACCGCCTGCAGAAGATGGCCGACCCCGATCCGGAAACCTGCCCGAGCTGCGGCGAGCCGCGGGTCAGCCGCCAGCTGAGCGCGCCCCAGTTCCGCCTGGCCGGCGGTGGCTGGTACGAGACCGACTTCAAGAAGGACGGCGACAAGAAGCGCAACCTCACCGAAGGCTCGTCCGGTGCCCCGGCGGCCGCGCCGGCGCCCGCCGCCTCGCCCGCACCGGCCGCGTCGCCTGCGCCGGCGGCCAAATCGTCCGACTGA
- the aspS gene encoding aspartate--tRNA ligase, with translation MRTHFCGLIDESLVGQEVTLCGWVNTLRLQSHVAFIDLRDHEGIAQVVVERENAEAFAVAGELGYEYVIKVTGQVRKRLSVNDKLKTGTVELLADRVEILNAARDLPFALHENPNEDMRMTYRYLDLRRPDMQKMMRTRTALVRELRRYLDTAGFQDIETPILTKATPEGARDYLVPSRVHPGQFYALPQSPQLFKQILMMAGFDRYYQIARCFRDEDLRADRQPEFTQLDLEFAFVEERDVQDFVENLIRHVFREVRGVELAATFPRMTYEEAMRRFGSDKPDLRIALELTDIAEAVKHVEFKVFADPANDPAGRVAALRVPGAADLSRKDIDVLTEYAGRYGAKGLAWLKVDDLAKGRDGINSPVAKFLDDAALNKVLELTGAANGDIVFFGAGRWKVVTDFMGALRIKLGRDRGLVEDSWKPLWVTDFPMFEWDEEEKRFVALHHPFTAPNIDDIADLRANAAVALSRGYDMVLNGNEIGGGSIRIHRPEMQSAVFELLGIGTAEAEAKFGFLLKALRMGAPPHGGLAFGIDRIAALMAGTESIRDVIAFPKTTSAQDLMTDAPSLVSAPQLKELHVRVDAADALKA, from the coding sequence ATGCGCACCCATTTTTGCGGCCTCATCGACGAGTCCCTGGTCGGCCAGGAAGTCACCCTTTGCGGCTGGGTCAACACCCTGCGCCTGCAGAGCCACGTGGCCTTCATCGACCTGCGCGACCATGAGGGCATCGCCCAGGTGGTGGTTGAGCGCGAGAACGCCGAGGCGTTCGCCGTGGCCGGCGAGCTCGGCTACGAGTACGTCATCAAGGTGACCGGCCAGGTGCGCAAGCGCCTGTCGGTGAACGACAAGCTGAAGACCGGCACGGTCGAGCTGCTGGCCGACAGGGTCGAGATCCTCAATGCCGCGCGCGACCTGCCGTTCGCGCTGCACGAGAATCCCAACGAGGACATGCGGATGACCTACCGCTACCTCGACCTGCGCCGCCCCGACATGCAGAAGATGATGCGCACGCGCACCGCGCTGGTCCGCGAGCTGCGCCGCTACCTGGATACCGCCGGCTTCCAGGACATCGAAACCCCGATCCTGACCAAGGCCACGCCGGAAGGCGCGCGCGACTACCTGGTGCCCAGCCGCGTGCACCCGGGCCAGTTCTACGCGCTGCCGCAGTCGCCGCAGCTGTTCAAGCAGATCCTGATGATGGCGGGCTTCGACCGCTACTACCAGATCGCCCGCTGCTTCCGCGACGAAGACCTGCGCGCCGACCGCCAGCCGGAATTCACCCAGCTCGACCTGGAGTTCGCCTTCGTCGAAGAACGCGACGTGCAGGACTTCGTCGAGAACCTGATCCGCCACGTGTTCCGCGAAGTGCGCGGCGTGGAGCTGGCTGCCACCTTCCCGCGCATGACCTACGAAGAGGCCATGCGCCGCTTCGGCTCGGATAAGCCCGACCTGCGCATTGCCCTGGAACTGACCGACATCGCCGAGGCGGTGAAGCACGTCGAGTTCAAGGTCTTCGCCGACCCGGCCAACGATCCGGCCGGCCGCGTGGCCGCGTTGCGTGTCCCCGGCGCGGCCGATCTGTCGCGCAAGGACATCGACGTCCTGACCGAATACGCCGGCCGCTACGGCGCCAAGGGCCTGGCCTGGCTGAAGGTGGACGACCTGGCCAAGGGCCGCGACGGCATCAACTCGCCGGTGGCCAAGTTCCTCGACGACGCCGCGCTCAACAAGGTGCTCGAGCTCACCGGCGCGGCCAATGGCGACATCGTGTTCTTCGGCGCGGGCCGCTGGAAGGTCGTCACCGACTTCATGGGCGCGCTGCGCATCAAGCTGGGCCGCGATCGTGGCCTGGTGGAAGACAGCTGGAAGCCACTGTGGGTCACCGATTTCCCGATGTTCGAGTGGGACGAGGAAGAGAAGCGCTTCGTGGCGCTGCATCACCCGTTCACCGCGCCCAACATCGACGACATCGCCGACCTGCGCGCCAACGCCGCCGTGGCCCTGAGCCGTGGCTACGACATGGTGCTCAACGGCAACGAGATCGGTGGCGGTTCCATCCGTATCCATCGCCCGGAGATGCAGAGCGCCGTGTTCGAGCTGCTCGGCATCGGCACGGCCGAGGCGGAGGCCAAGTTCGGCTTCCTGCTCAAGGCCCTGCGCATGGGCGCGCCGCCCCACGGCGGCCTGGCGTTCGGCATCGACCGCATCGCCGCGCTGATGGCCGGTACCGAGTCCATCCGTGATGTCATCGCGTTCCCGAAGACCACCAGCGCGCAGGACCTGATGACCGACGCCCCGTCGCTGGTCTCGGCCCCGCAGCTGAAGGAACTCCACGTGCGCGTGGATGCCGCGGACGCGCTGAAGGCCTGA
- the ruvC gene encoding crossover junction endodeoxyribonuclease RuvC yields the protein MTRILGIDPGSQRTGVGVIDVADNGALVHVWHGALVVGGEATFPLRLKRIFDELCAIIGAHGPAEAAIERVFMARNADSALKLGQARGAAVCAVVSQGIVVHEYAATEVKQAVVGTGRADKTQVQHMIGMILGLKGPLQADAADALAIAIAHAHTRSSIERVGIPRTAWRRRR from the coding sequence ATGACACGCATCCTCGGTATCGACCCGGGCAGCCAGCGCACGGGTGTCGGGGTGATCGACGTGGCCGACAACGGCGCGCTGGTCCATGTATGGCATGGCGCGCTCGTGGTGGGTGGCGAAGCGACCTTCCCGCTGCGCCTGAAACGCATCTTTGACGAACTCTGCGCCATCATTGGCGCGCACGGTCCGGCCGAAGCCGCGATCGAGCGCGTGTTCATGGCGCGCAACGCCGACTCGGCCCTGAAGCTGGGCCAGGCGCGCGGCGCCGCCGTGTGTGCCGTGGTCAGCCAGGGAATTGTCGTGCACGAGTACGCAGCGACCGAGGTCAAGCAGGCGGTGGTCGGTACCGGCCGCGCCGACAAGACCCAGGTCCAGCACATGATCGGGATGATCCTCGGCCTGAAGGGTCCGCTGCAGGCGGACGCGGCCGACGCCCTGGCGATCGCCATCGCCCATGCCCACACCCGATCCAGTATTGAGCGCGTGGGTATTCCCCGCACGGCTTGGAGACGTCGCCGATGA
- the ruvA gene encoding Holliday junction branch migration protein RuvA: MIGRLRGTLVSKQPPSLLVDVGGVGYEVDAPMSTIYDLPATGQEVTLLTHHAVKEDGVALYGFLREAERAMFRHLIKVSGIGAKIALAVLSGVATDELSRLVHAGDVVALTKIPGIGKKTAERMVVELRDRVDATGVRLPATSGGVAAPVDPVSEATVALQQLGYKPPEASRLVTKVAAEGDTAEAIIRKALRAALGS, from the coding sequence ATGATCGGCCGCCTGCGTGGCACCCTTGTCAGTAAACAGCCCCCGTCGCTCCTCGTGGACGTGGGCGGTGTCGGCTATGAAGTCGACGCCCCGATGTCGACCATCTACGACCTGCCGGCCACCGGCCAGGAAGTGACCCTGCTCACCCACCACGCGGTGAAGGAAGACGGCGTGGCGCTGTACGGCTTCCTGCGCGAGGCCGAGCGGGCGATGTTCCGGCACCTCATCAAGGTGAGCGGCATTGGCGCGAAGATCGCGCTGGCCGTGCTCTCCGGCGTGGCGACGGATGAACTCTCCCGGCTGGTGCATGCGGGCGATGTCGTCGCGCTGACCAAGATCCCCGGCATCGGCAAGAAAACCGCCGAGCGCATGGTGGTGGAACTGCGCGACCGCGTGGACGCCACCGGCGTGCGCCTGCCCGCCACGAGTGGCGGCGTCGCCGCACCGGTCGACCCGGTCAGCGAAGCCACCGTGGCCCTGCAGCAGCTCGGTTACAAACCGCCCGAGGCATCGCGTCTCGTCACCAAGGTGGCCGCGGAAGGCGATACCGCCGAGGCCATCATCCGCAAGGCGCTGCGCGCCGCGCTGGGAAGCTGA
- a CDS encoding esterase/lipase family protein has protein sequence MNASPPDVILLHGLWMRGFAMAMLHRRLREEGFRVHQFEYMSVAAPPEQAIERLRRRIRALAPGPVHIVGHSLGGILALLACREMDEPGGRIVCLGSPLNGSGAARGLTHHWGGDVLLGRSRELLAHGLDHWDGPREVGMIAGRQQVGLGSLIGDVGLEHDGSVGVEETRLPGLADHCILETSHTGMLVSADVARQAAFFLREGHFDTPLV, from the coding sequence ATGAATGCCTCGCCGCCCGACGTCATCCTGCTCCATGGGCTATGGATGCGCGGCTTTGCCATGGCCATGCTGCACCGGCGGCTGCGCGAGGAAGGCTTTCGCGTCCATCAGTTCGAGTACATGAGCGTGGCGGCGCCCCCGGAGCAGGCGATCGAGCGCCTGCGCCGGCGTATCCGCGCGCTGGCGCCGGGTCCGGTCCATATCGTCGGGCACAGCCTGGGCGGCATCCTTGCCCTGCTGGCCTGCCGTGAGATGGACGAGCCGGGCGGCCGCATCGTCTGCCTGGGCTCGCCGCTCAATGGCAGCGGCGCGGCGCGCGGGCTCACCCACCACTGGGGTGGGGATGTCCTGCTTGGCCGTTCTCGCGAACTGCTGGCCCATGGGCTGGACCACTGGGACGGCCCGCGCGAGGTCGGGATGATCGCCGGCCGCCAGCAGGTGGGCCTTGGCTCGCTCATCGGTGATGTCGGCCTGGAGCACGACGGCTCGGTCGGCGTGGAGGAAACCCGCCTGCCGGGGCTGGCCGACCACTGCATCCTGGAAACCAGCCACACCGGCATGCTGGTCTCGGCCGACGTGGCCCGCCAGGCGGCTTTTTTCCTCCGCGAAGGGCACTTCGATACCCCGCTGGTGTAG
- a CDS encoding DUF3011 domain-containing protein — MKRLLGMVAMLALGAGLFMAPHAAHAQRGGDTVNCYSDNGKRSYCRVPWRDARLIRQDSKTACIRGRTWDMDRGGLWVDDGCRGIFQDAGGWGGGRPGWDDGRPGYGGGGRPGYGGGGQIVSCDSTDNKRVFCRWPVGRGARLVEQTSKSDCREGYSYGFTRDGIWADRGCRGRFDIGR; from the coding sequence ATGAAACGCCTGCTTGGAATGGTTGCAATGCTCGCGCTTGGCGCGGGCCTGTTCATGGCCCCGCATGCCGCCCACGCCCAGCGTGGCGGCGACACCGTCAACTGCTACAGCGACAACGGCAAGCGCTCGTACTGCCGCGTGCCGTGGCGTGACGCCCGCCTGATCCGCCAGGACTCGAAGACCGCGTGCATCCGTGGCCGCACCTGGGACATGGATCGCGGCGGCCTGTGGGTGGACGATGGCTGCCGCGGCATCTTCCAGGACGCCGGTGGCTGGGGCGGTGGTCGTCCCGGCTGGGATGACGGCCGGCCGGGTTACGGCGGCGGTGGCCGCCCGGGCTATGGTGGTGGCGGCCAGATCGTCAGCTGCGACAGCACCGACAACAAGCGCGTGTTCTGCCGCTGGCCGGTGGGCCGTGGCGCCCGCCTGGTGGAGCAGACCTCGAAGAGCGATTGCCGCGAGGGCTACAGCTATGGCTTCACCCGTGACGGTATCTGGGCCGACCGGGGCTGCCGCGGCCGCTTCGATATCGGCCGCTAA
- a CDS encoding YebC/PmpR family DNA-binding transcriptional regulator, whose protein sequence is MGRGPSIEGRKNAEDAKRAKVFTKLIREITIATRGGVPDPNGNPRLRAAVDKALGANMTKDTIDRAIKRGSGAEGGADMHEIRYEGYGPAGTALIIDCVTDNQTRTVADVRAALTKLGGNLGTTNSVAFQFTRVGQVVIHTGGDADVEAKLEEAAIENNAEDIVIENGVGTVLLAADPIAVEAMRKALVAAGFDVDGSDVVMRPNGPLVTPTGEALEHFLKLLDRLGSLDDVDEVYHNAILPQEADHA, encoded by the coding sequence ATGGGTAGAGGCCCGTCCATCGAAGGTCGCAAGAACGCTGAAGACGCCAAGCGCGCCAAGGTGTTCACCAAGCTGATCCGGGAAATCACCATCGCCACCCGTGGCGGCGTGCCCGACCCCAACGGCAACCCGCGCCTGCGCGCGGCCGTGGACAAGGCGCTGGGCGCCAACATGACCAAGGACACCATCGACCGCGCGATCAAGCGCGGCTCGGGTGCCGAGGGCGGCGCGGACATGCACGAGATCCGCTACGAGGGCTACGGCCCCGCGGGTACCGCGCTGATCATCGACTGCGTCACCGACAACCAGACCCGCACCGTCGCCGACGTGCGCGCGGCGCTGACCAAGCTCGGCGGCAACCTGGGCACCACCAATTCGGTCGCGTTCCAGTTCACCCGCGTGGGCCAGGTGGTCATTCACACCGGCGGCGACGCTGACGTGGAAGCGAAGCTGGAAGAAGCGGCGATCGAGAACAACGCCGAAGACATCGTGATCGAAAACGGCGTGGGCACCGTCCTGCTTGCCGCGGACCCGATCGCCGTGGAAGCCATGCGCAAGGCGCTCGTCGCCGCCGGCTTCGATGTCGATGGCTCCGACGTGGTGATGCGCCCGAACGGGCCGCTGGTCACCCCGACCGGTGAGGCGCTTGAGCACTTCCTTAAGCTACTCGACCGCCTGGGTAGCCTCGACGATGTCGACGAGGTGTACCACAACGCCATCCTTCCGCAGGAAGCGGACCACGCGTAA
- the ruvB gene encoding Holliday junction branch migration DNA helicase RuvB, whose product MSEHRIISAAAAMDDEALEASIRPKRLAEYLGQQTVREQMAIYIEAARRRQGALDHVLIFGPPGLGKTTLSHVIANELGVNVRSTSGPVLERAGDLAALLTNLEANDVLFVDEIHRLSPVVEEVLYPAMEDFQIDIMIGEGPAARSIKLDLPPFTLIGATTRAGLLTGPLRDRFGIIQRLEFYSVDELTAIVRRAARIFGIECDLEGAVEIARRSRGTPRIANRLLRRVRDYAEVRGDGKITHDLARAATDMLKVDAQGFDDLDRRLLRIIIENFDGGPVGVESLAAALSEDRGTLEDVVEPYLIQQGYLIRTARGRMASAKAWRHLGLSPPPRQGVEPDLFPEAL is encoded by the coding sequence ATGTCCGAGCACCGCATCATTTCCGCCGCCGCCGCCATGGATGACGAGGCGCTGGAAGCCAGCATCCGTCCCAAGCGCCTTGCCGAGTACCTCGGCCAGCAGACGGTGCGCGAGCAGATGGCCATCTATATCGAGGCGGCGCGCCGCCGGCAGGGTGCGCTGGACCACGTGCTGATCTTCGGGCCGCCCGGCCTGGGCAAGACCACGCTCTCGCACGTCATCGCCAACGAGCTGGGCGTGAACGTCCGTTCCACCTCGGGCCCGGTGCTCGAGCGCGCCGGCGACCTGGCCGCGCTGCTGACCAACCTCGAAGCGAACGACGTGCTCTTCGTGGACGAGATCCACCGCCTGTCGCCCGTGGTGGAGGAAGTGCTCTACCCGGCGATGGAAGATTTCCAGATCGACATCATGATCGGCGAGGGCCCCGCGGCCCGTTCGATCAAGCTGGACCTGCCACCGTTCACCCTGATTGGCGCCACCACCCGCGCCGGCCTGCTCACCGGCCCGCTGCGCGACCGCTTCGGCATCATCCAGCGGCTGGAGTTCTACAGCGTGGACGAGCTGACGGCCATCGTCCGCCGCGCCGCCCGGATCTTCGGGATCGAGTGCGACCTCGAAGGGGCCGTGGAGATCGCCCGCCGCTCGCGCGGCACGCCGCGTATCGCCAACCGGCTCCTGCGCCGGGTGCGTGACTACGCCGAGGTGCGTGGCGACGGCAAGATCACCCACGACCTGGCCCGTGCGGCCACCGATATGCTCAAGGTCGACGCGCAGGGCTTTGACGACCTCGACCGCCGCCTGCTGCGGATCATCATCGAGAACTTCGATGGCGGCCCGGTGGGCGTCGAATCGCTGGCCGCGGCCCTCAGCGAGGACCGTGGCACCCTCGAGGACGTGGTCGAGCCCTACCTGATCCAGCAGGGCTACCTGATCCGCACGGCCCGTGGCCGGATGGCCTCGGCCAAGGCCTGGCGCCACCTGGGCCTGTCGCCGCCGCCCCGCCAGGGCGTGGAGCCGGACC
- a CDS encoding potassium transporter Kup → MSHADELRNAHGKKLATLALGAIGIVFGDIGTSPLYTMKETLGTHGMTPQPTAVLGVLSLIFWSLLMVISLKYVTFVMRADNKGEGGIMALMALAQRSVAGSPRTRWVLAAIGIFGASLFYGDGVITPAMSVLSAVEGLEVAAPTLDTYVLPICLVILFVLFAIQRHGTDLVGKAFAPVMCVWFLVLAWLGLRQIVAHPQVLWAVNPAYAVKFFMEHGRQAFIALGGVVLALTGGEALYADMGHFGKKPIRLAWFFFVLPALLINYFGQGALLLHDQTAIENPFYKMVPEDLLYPMIALATAAAVIASQAVISGAFSMTREAMSLGYSPRMAVVHTSREMSGQIFVPWINRLLFVLVILAVLGFRSSNNLGAAYGIAVTGTMTMTTLLALVVAKRRWNWHWSAVIAVGVIFLITDLSFFGANALKIAHGGWFPLVLGVVIFTMMTTWRRGRDLVVREIKQSGLALEPFVANIADHPPLIVPGTAVFLTANQNSVPHAMLHNLKHNKVLHERNVLLTVEMLETPVAEHDERMEVLEYGNGFFGLQLRYGFAEDPNIPNSLTRASALGLDFDMMDTTFFLSRETIVADARRPGMALWRDKLFAFLARNALPATAFFQIPGNRLIELGAQVEI, encoded by the coding sequence ATGAGCCACGCTGACGAACTGCGCAACGCGCACGGCAAGAAACTCGCGACACTGGCGCTGGGTGCCATCGGCATCGTGTTCGGCGACATCGGTACGAGCCCGCTGTACACCATGAAGGAAACGCTGGGCACGCACGGCATGACGCCGCAGCCCACCGCGGTGCTGGGCGTGCTCTCGCTCATCTTCTGGTCGCTGTTGATGGTGATCTCGCTGAAATACGTCACCTTCGTGATGCGCGCGGACAACAAGGGCGAGGGCGGCATCATGGCGCTCATGGCCCTGGCCCAGCGCAGCGTCGCGGGCTCGCCGCGCACCCGCTGGGTGCTCGCGGCCATCGGTATCTTCGGTGCCTCGCTGTTCTACGGCGATGGCGTGATCACGCCGGCGATGTCGGTGCTCTCGGCGGTCGAAGGCCTCGAAGTGGCGGCGCCGACCCTCGATACCTACGTGCTACCCATCTGCCTGGTGATCCTGTTCGTCCTGTTCGCCATCCAGCGCCACGGCACGGACCTGGTGGGCAAGGCATTCGCGCCGGTGATGTGCGTGTGGTTCCTCGTGCTGGCCTGGCTGGGCCTGCGCCAGATCGTCGCGCATCCGCAGGTGCTCTGGGCGGTGAACCCGGCGTATGCGGTCAAGTTCTTCATGGAGCACGGCCGCCAGGCGTTCATCGCCCTCGGCGGCGTGGTGCTGGCGCTCACCGGTGGTGAGGCGCTGTATGCCGACATGGGCCACTTCGGCAAGAAGCCGATCCGCCTGGCGTGGTTCTTCTTCGTGCTGCCGGCCCTGCTGATCAACTACTTCGGCCAGGGCGCGCTGCTGCTGCACGACCAGACCGCGATCGAGAACCCGTTCTACAAGATGGTGCCGGAAGACCTGCTCTATCCCATGATCGCGCTGGCCACGGCGGCCGCCGTCATCGCGTCGCAGGCCGTGATCTCCGGTGCCTTCTCGATGACCCGGGAGGCCATGTCGCTGGGCTATTCGCCGCGCATGGCGGTCGTGCATACCTCGCGCGAGATGTCCGGGCAGATCTTCGTGCCGTGGATCAATCGCCTTCTGTTCGTGCTGGTGATCCTGGCCGTGCTGGGCTTCCGTTCGTCGAACAACCTGGGCGCGGCCTACGGTATCGCCGTGACCGGCACCATGACCATGACCACGCTGCTGGCGCTGGTGGTGGCCAAGCGCCGCTGGAACTGGCACTGGTCGGCGGTCATCGCCGTCGGCGTCATCTTCCTCATCACCGATCTGTCCTTCTTCGGCGCCAACGCGCTGAAGATCGCCCACGGTGGCTGGTTCCCGCTGGTGCTGGGCGTGGTGATCTTCACCATGATGACCACCTGGCGGCGGGGCAGGGACCTGGTGGTCCGCGAGATCAAGCAGTCCGGCCTGGCGCTGGAGCCCTTCGTGGCCAACATCGCCGACCACCCGCCGCTGATCGTGCCGGGTACGGCGGTGTTCCTCACCGCCAACCAGAACTCGGTGCCGCACGCGATGCTGCACAATCTCAAGCACAACAAGGTGCTGCACGAGCGCAACGTGCTGCTTACCGTGGAAATGCTCGAGACGCCGGTGGCCGAGCACGACGAGCGCATGGAGGTGCTGGAGTACGGCAACGGCTTCTTCGGCCTGCAGCTGCGCTATGGCTTTGCCGAAGACCCGAACATCCCGAACTCGCTCACCCGGGCCAGTGCGCTGGGCCTCGACTTCGACATGATGGACACGACGTTCTTCCTGTCCCGCGAAACCATCGTGGCCGACGCACGCCGCCCCGGCATGGCCCTGTGGCGCGACAAGCTGTTCGCCTTCCTCGCCCGCAATGCGCTGCCCGCCACGGCGTTTTTCCAGATCCCGGGCAACCGCCTGATCGAGCTGGGTGCGCAAGTAGAGATCTGA